From a region of the Lactuca sativa cultivar Salinas chromosome 4, Lsat_Salinas_v11, whole genome shotgun sequence genome:
- the LOC111917900 gene encoding uncharacterized protein LOC111917900: MDVEKSSLCNCVVNFLLEENYLLSAFELLHELLDDGRDDQAIRLKEFFADPIQFPPDQISRFNSLRVADPQSLLEEKEALEEKLAIRDYENRLAQEDILKLKTELQKKSEAKQDEPSDAKAKNGSSIQQSGETKFSDLGPLKAEERHDLNCAVKEYLLLAGYRLTAMTFYEEVTDQNLDDWENSSASVPDALRHYYYQYLSSTTEAAEEKLSMQKENDSLVKENEKLKHEKQTLLRSRDLVDSQIATLKKSLETLQKDIKEKDNQVQDVKHSLEQRRKEITVYKAEITSLQKQTEAAQSEHVPPGDVEDEESYKEQIQSLQQEIERLHATKSGDTTPVKNVEEITDRKDEVIKLCENDMILSPSTNMRDQNTDDKNHEFSKSDDNDVAKDLLKDNMQVKTYNGLTPESNTPVQHDSKKGPGTIQILSDALPKIVPYVLINHREELLPLMMCAIERHPDSNTRDSLTHTLFNLIKRPDEQQRRIIMDACVTLARNVGEMRTETELLPQCWEQISHMYEERRLLVAQSCGELAGFVRPEIRDSLILSIVQQLIEDSATVVREAAARNLALLLPLFPNMDKYIKVEEMMFHLVCDPSGAVVDTTIKELVPAVLKWGNKLDHILRVLISHMLSSVECCPPVSGVEDSVESHFHVLGERERWTVDVLLRLLMQLLPIVHQIAIDTCSYESFSESTGTFFSLQLLQKYAEGRLDWPTFEWLHDDCFPSLIQILSLLPQKEDSLRKRISSFLLAVSTRFGEDYLTHIILPLFLVAVGDNADLSCFRSTSQPKIKALRPIIAMDARIATLCVLPVLLAGVLGFPNKHELLTEYLRNLLIQSADKTTQSAIHSADVYNSVRFLCLFEEHHNLVFNILWEMVVSSNMDLKINAAKLLKVIVPYIDAKVASSHVLPALVTLGSEPNLHVLYASIDAFGTVAQNFKNDVIVDKIRVQMDAFLEDGSHEATIAVIRALVVAVPHTTESLKDYLLSKIFHLSSAQLPVTNMVRRRDRANAFCEAIRALDATDLSSASVRDLLLPTIQNLLKDTEALDPAHKEALEVIVKERSSGTFDAFSKVMGTQFGLPTSMTSFFSEGGLLGKKDSGEIPPPPPPDPKTVITPQSPVEDTRFRRIMRGGFTDMLRGKGKNSDELSPPH, from the exons ATGGACGTGGAGAAATCATCGCTGTGTAATTGCGTGGTAAACTTCTTATTGGAGGAGAATTACTTGTTATCAGCGTTTGAGCTGCTTCACGAGCTCCTCGATGATGGACGCGATGATCAAGCTATTCGCCTCAAGGAATTCTTTGCTGATCCCATTCAGTTTCCACCAGATCAGATCTCACGGTTTAATTCTCTTCGAG TTGCCGACCCACAGAGTCTGCTGGAGGAAAAAGAAGCACTAGAGGAGAAACTAGCAATCAGAGACTATGAGAATCGTTTGGCtcaagaagacattttgaagctCAAAACTGAGTTGCAAAAGAAATCTGAGGCCAAACAAGATGAACCAAGTG ATGCTAAAGCAAAAAACGGGTCAAGTATTCAACAAAGTGGGGAGACAAAATTCTCTGATTTGGGTCCTTTAAAGGCAGAAGAACGTCATGACCTAAACTGTGCTGTAAAGGAATATTTGCTCTTAGCAGGATACCGTTTAACTGCCATGACCTTTTATGAAGAG GTTACTGACCAGAATCTAGATGATTGGGAGAATTCATCTGCATCTGTGCCAGATGCCTTGCGCCATTACTATTATCAGTACCTTTCTTCCACTACAGAAGCAGCTGAG GAGAAGCTTTCCATGCAAAAAGAGAATGACTCATTGGTGAAAGAAAACGAGAAGCTGAAACATGAAAAACAGACCTTATTAAGAAGCAGAGATTTAGTTGATTCACAGATAGCAACTCTAAAAAAGTCACTAGAGACTTTGCAGAAAGACATCAAGGAGAAAGATAATCAGGTTCAAGATGTAAAGCACTCACTagaacaaagaagaaaagaaataACTGTCTACAAGGCTGAAATAACTTCACTTCAAAAGCAAACTGAAGCAGCTCAATCAGAACATGTGCCACCTGGCGATGTAGAAGATGAAGAAAGCTACAAGGAACAGATACAATCTCTACAACAGGAGATTGAAAGACTACATGCTACAAAATCTGGTGACACAACACCTGTAAAAAATGTTGAAGAAATAACCGATAGGAAAGATGAAGTTATAAAATTATGTGAAAATGACATGATATTATCACCATCAACTAATATGAGAGATCAAAACACTGATGATAAAAATCACGAATTTTCTAAATCAGATGACAATGATGTGGCTAAGGATCTCCTTAAAGACAATATGCAAGTCAAAACTTATAATGGGTTGACTCCAGAGTCAAATACTCCTGTTCAACATGATTCTAAAAAG GGTCCTGGAACTATTCAGATTCTTTCAGATGCATTGCCTAAAATCGTTCCTTATGTGCTAATCAATCATCGAGAG GAGCTTCTTCCCCTGATGATGTGTGCAATTGAGAGACACCCAGATAGCAACACAAGGGATTCCTTGACACACACATTGTTTAACTTGATTAAACGCCCCGATGAACAACAAAGACGAATTATTATGgat GCCTGTGTCACACTTGCTAGGAATGTTGGAGAGATGCGAACAGAAACAGAGCTGCTTCCCCAATGTTGGGAGCAA ATTAGTCACATGTATGAGGAACGCAGGCTGCTTGTAGCTCAATCATGTGGGGAGCTTGCAGGATTTGTGAGGCCAGAGATTAGAGACTCCCTCATCCTATCTATTGTGCAACAGCTCATAGAGGATTCCGCCACTGTAGTTCGTGAGGCTGCTGCAAGAAATCTGGCTCTGCTGCTTCCACTCTTCCCAAATATGGATAAATATATCAAG gtGGAGGAAATGATGTTCCATTTAGTTTGTGATCCATCGGGAGCAGTTGTGGATACAACTATTAAAGAGCTAGTTCCTGCTGTGCTCAAGTGGGGTAACAAATTGGATCATATTCTACGAGTTTTGATTTCTCATATGTTGAGCTCTGTAGAG TGTTGTCCACCTGTTTCAGGGGTTGAAGATTCTGTAGAGTCACACTTCCATGTTTTAGGTGAAAGAGAAAGATGGACTGTTGATGTGTTACTTCGGTTACTGATGCAATTGCTTCCAATTGTACACCAAATAGCTATCGACACTTGTTCATATGAGTCTTTTTCAGAGTCTACAGGAACATTTTTTTCACTTCAATTGCTTCAAAAGTATGCAGA GGGACGTTTAGATTGGCCTACATTTGAGTGGCTTCATGATGATTGCTTTCCCAGTCTGATTCAGATTCTCTCTCTCTTACCACAAAAGGAAGATAGTTTAAGAAAACGCATCTCAAGT TTTTTACTAGCAGTTTCCACAAGATTTGGGGAGGATTATTTAACACATATAATCCTTCCTCTATTCTTAGTGGCTGTTGGTGATAATGCTGACTTGTCATGCTTCCGCTCCACATCCCAACCTAAAATTAAAG ctCTAAGACCAATAATTGCTATGGATGCAAGAATTGCCACCTTGTGTGTCCTACCAGTTCTATTAGCAGGTGTCCTCGGATTCCCTAACAAGCATGAACTATTAACTGAATACTTAAGGAATCTCTTGATCCAAAGTGCTGACAAGACAACCCAGTCAGCAATCCACAGTGCTGACGTGTACAACTCTGTCCGTTTCCTTTG CTTGTTTGAAGAACACCATAATCTGGTTTTCAATATCTTATGGGAGATGGTTGTGAGCTCCAACATGGATTTGAAAATCAACGCTGCTAAGCTTCTGAAAGTGATT GTGCCTTATATTGATGCTAAAGTTGCTTCATCACATGTTTTGCCTGCTCTTGTGACTTTGGGCTCTGAACCAAACTTACATGTGTTGTATGCCAGCATCGATGCGTTTGGAACTGTAgctcaaaacttcaaaaatgatgTT ATTGTTGACAAAATTCGTGTTCAAATGGACGCTTTTCTTGAAGATGGATCTCATGAAGCTACAATTGCTGTTATTCGTGCATTAGTAGTTGCTGTTCCACACACAACCGAGAGCCTAAAAGATT ATTTGTTATCAAAAATATTTCATCTTTCTTCAGCTCAACTCCCCGTAACCAACATGGTGCGACGCCGCGATCGAGCCAACGCATTTTGCGAAGCTATCCGTGCTCTCGATGCTACAG ATCTTTCATCAGCGAGTGTACGCGATCTCCTCCTGCCAACAATACAAAACCTATTGAAAGACACAGAAGCGCTCGACCCAGCACATAAAGAGGCGCTAGAAGTGATAGTAAAAGAGAGATCCAGTGGAACTTTTGATGCATTTAGCAAAGTCATGGGGACTCAATTTGGACTCCCGACCTCCATGACAAGTTTCTTCAGTGAAGGTGGACTTTTAGGAAAGAAGGATTCAGGAGAaatcccaccaccaccaccacccgaccCGAAAACTGTCATTACCCCACAATCACCCGTTGAAGACACAAGATTCAGGAGAATCATGCGAGGTGGTTTTACTGATATGCTTCGGGGGAAAGGTAAAAACAGCGATGAACTTTCACCCCCACATTAA